A single region of the Plantactinospora soyae genome encodes:
- a CDS encoding glutamate ABC transporter substrate-binding protein yields MRNRHRAGRLLAGTIAMVFAVSLAGCGTDPALPDNATHAEPPRPVGMQDPAVVPTGPAAASGSCNPRASLRPSGALPPPRQMPSGTAMSRIAQRGRLVVGVDQNSYNFGFRDPLTGQLTGFDIDIAREVARGIFGDPGRIQFRAISSADRIKVVQDGTVDMVVRTMTMNCERWEQVSFSTEYFTAGQRILVTRGSAAKTIGDLRGKKVCAAAGSTSIRKIAEEGTAPVSVVNWTDCLVLLQQNQVVAVSTDDSILAGLAAQDPNTEVVGPRFSDEPYGVAISKESPELVRFVNGVLAKIRSDGTWGRLYNRWLTSLGPAPSPPVARYRD; encoded by the coding sequence ATGAGAAACCGGCACCGTGCCGGCCGGTTGCTCGCCGGCACCATAGCGATGGTGTTCGCGGTGAGCCTCGCCGGATGTGGCACCGATCCGGCGCTGCCCGACAACGCCACCCACGCCGAACCGCCTCGCCCGGTCGGCATGCAGGACCCGGCGGTCGTTCCGACCGGGCCGGCGGCGGCGTCCGGTTCCTGCAATCCACGGGCCAGTCTGCGACCGTCTGGCGCGCTGCCGCCACCCCGGCAGATGCCGTCCGGTACGGCGATGTCCCGGATCGCCCAGCGCGGACGGCTGGTGGTCGGTGTCGACCAGAACAGCTACAACTTCGGCTTCCGTGACCCGTTGACGGGGCAGCTCACCGGCTTCGACATCGACATCGCCCGGGAAGTCGCCCGGGGTATCTTCGGCGACCCCGGCCGGATCCAGTTCCGAGCGATCAGCTCCGCCGACCGGATCAAGGTGGTCCAGGACGGCACCGTCGACATGGTGGTCCGGACCATGACGATGAACTGCGAGCGGTGGGAGCAGGTCTCCTTCTCCACCGAGTACTTCACCGCCGGCCAGCGGATCCTGGTCACCCGGGGCTCGGCGGCGAAGACGATCGGGGACCTGCGCGGTAAGAAGGTGTGCGCGGCGGCGGGCAGCACCTCGATCCGGAAGATCGCCGAGGAGGGCACCGCACCGGTCTCGGTGGTCAACTGGACCGACTGCCTGGTGCTGTTGCAGCAGAACCAGGTGGTCGCGGTGTCCACCGACGACAGCATCCTGGCCGGACTCGCCGCGCAGGACCCGAACACGGAGGTGGTCGGGCCCCGGTTCAGTGACGAGCCGTACGGGGTGGCCATCTCGAAGGAGTCGCCGGAACTGGTTCGGTTCGTCAACGGCGTACTGGCCAAGATCCGTTCCGACGGGACCTGGGGTCGGCTCTACAACCGCTGGTTGACGTCGTTGGGCCCCGCGCCTTCCCCACCGGTCGCCCGTTATCGGGACTAG
- a CDS encoding snapalysin family zinc-dependent metalloprotease: protein MLRRHALRAALGLLALAASLTGTQVVAAPAVAAPAARTVYYDASRAGEFTTNFTQAAQIWNSRVSNVRLVAGTPATVTIQVDNGWPRAYVTGLGSGRIYMGWQAVDQGYDRTRIATHELGHILGLPDRRTGLCSDLMSGSSAPVSCRNAYPSAAEAARVDSLFAGALVPAYARGSARTVAGTYVWTNG, encoded by the coding sequence ATGCTCAGACGCCACGCCCTCCGGGCCGCGCTCGGCCTCCTCGCCCTGGCCGCGTCCCTGACCGGCACCCAGGTCGTCGCCGCGCCGGCGGTCGCCGCCCCCGCCGCGCGGACGGTCTACTACGACGCCAGCCGGGCAGGGGAGTTCACCACCAACTTCACCCAGGCCGCCCAGATCTGGAACAGCAGGGTGAGCAACGTCAGGCTGGTGGCCGGCACCCCGGCGACGGTCACCATCCAGGTGGACAACGGCTGGCCCCGCGCGTACGTCACCGGGCTCGGCTCCGGCCGGATCTACATGGGCTGGCAGGCGGTGGACCAGGGGTACGACCGGACCCGGATCGCGACCCACGAACTCGGGCACATTCTCGGGCTGCCGGACCGCAGGACCGGACTCTGCTCCGATCTGATGTCCGGCAGCAGCGCCCCGGTCTCCTGCCGGAACGCGTACCCGAGCGCGGCGGAGGCGGCCCGGGTGGACTCGTTGTTCGCCGGTGCCCTCGTACCCGCGTACGCCCGCGGTTCGGCGCGGACCGTCGCCGGCACGTACGTCTGGACCAACGGCTGA
- a CDS encoding LacI family DNA-binding transcriptional regulator, translated as MTTPSRAGRPAVMTDVARLAGVSHQTVSRVINGHPRVRPETRDRVVRAMAELSYRPNAMARGLASRRSRVLGVVSFDTILFGPASTLLGIERAARAAGYGVSIVTLEMVDRRGVLSAVEALDGQGVDGVIIIAPQMAAAAALHSLPRGMVAVAVEAGQDSGLPSVSVDQITGARLAVRHLLELGHRTVWHVSGPSDWLEARDRITGWRQSLEEVGAAVPPIIAGDWSARSGYAAGTALAGNPDVTAVFVANDQMALGLLRALHERGVRVPADISVVAFDDIPEAEFMLPPLTTVRQDFDEVGRRGMATLLRLLGSTANGARPSAVLPTAVMATTTPIEPTLVIRQSTAAPAAG; from the coding sequence ATGACCACGCCGTCGCGGGCGGGACGCCCGGCGGTGATGACCGACGTGGCCCGGCTCGCCGGGGTGTCGCACCAGACGGTCTCACGGGTGATCAACGGCCATCCACGGGTACGCCCCGAGACCCGGGACCGGGTGGTGCGGGCGATGGCGGAACTGAGCTACCGACCGAACGCGATGGCCCGGGGGCTGGCCAGCCGCCGGTCCCGGGTGCTCGGTGTGGTCAGCTTCGACACCATCCTGTTCGGTCCGGCGTCCACCCTGCTCGGCATCGAGCGCGCCGCCCGGGCCGCCGGCTACGGCGTCAGCATCGTCACCCTGGAGATGGTCGACCGCCGGGGTGTGCTCAGCGCCGTGGAGGCGCTCGACGGTCAGGGTGTCGACGGGGTCATCATCATCGCACCGCAGATGGCGGCCGCCGCCGCGCTGCACAGCCTGCCCCGGGGAATGGTGGCGGTGGCGGTGGAGGCGGGCCAGGACAGCGGCCTGCCCTCCGTCTCGGTCGACCAGATCACCGGCGCGCGACTGGCCGTCCGACACCTGCTCGAACTCGGTCACCGCACCGTCTGGCACGTCTCCGGCCCCAGCGACTGGTTGGAGGCGCGGGATCGGATCACCGGCTGGCGGCAGAGCCTGGAGGAGGTCGGTGCCGCGGTGCCGCCGATCATCGCCGGGGACTGGAGCGCCCGCTCCGGGTACGCCGCCGGAACGGCACTGGCCGGAAACCCGGACGTGACCGCTGTCTTCGTCGCCAACGACCAGATGGCGCTGGGCCTGCTGCGCGCCCTGCACGAGCGGGGCGTACGGGTGCCGGCGGACATCAGCGTGGTGGCGTTCGACGACATCCCGGAGGCGGAGTTCATGCTGCCGCCGCTGACCACGGTGCGTCAGGACTTCGACGAGGTGGGTCGGCGCGGGATGGCCACTCTGCTGCGACTGCTCGGCTCGACCGCGAACGGAGCTCGGCCGAGCGCCGTACTGCCGACCGCCGTCATGGCGACGACCACGCCGATCGAGCCGACCCTGGTGATCCGGCAGAGCACCGCCGCACCCGCCGCGGGCTGA
- a CDS encoding anthrone oxygenase family protein — MELVGTLSLIAATLGTGLMAGLFTSFAYAVMPALRRADDRTLVITMQQINRVIINGWFLSSFLGAPALAIVAVATHWNGDLRRALPWIVAGFLLYLVMFGITMGLNVPLNNQLEAAGDPDRHTDLATVRERFESRWITYNLARAVASTAAFGCLLWALVLHGTATG; from the coding sequence GTGGAACTGGTCGGAACCCTGTCGCTGATCGCCGCCACACTGGGCACGGGTCTGATGGCCGGACTCTTCACCAGCTTCGCGTACGCCGTGATGCCGGCCCTGCGGCGGGCCGACGACCGGACGTTGGTCATCACGATGCAGCAGATCAACAGGGTGATCATCAATGGCTGGTTCCTGAGCAGCTTCCTCGGCGCCCCGGCGCTCGCGATCGTGGCCGTGGCCACCCACTGGAACGGTGACCTGCGCCGGGCCCTGCCGTGGATCGTCGCCGGGTTCCTGCTCTACCTGGTGATGTTCGGCATCACCATGGGGCTCAACGTCCCCCTCAACAACCAGCTCGAGGCCGCCGGTGATCCCGATCGGCACACCGACCTCGCGACCGTCCGTGAGCGCTTCGAGTCGCGGTGGATCACGTACAACCTCGCTCGGGCGGTGGCCTCCACCGCCGCCTTCGGCTGCCTTCTCTGGGCCCTGGTGCTGCACGGCACCGCCACCGGTTGA
- a CDS encoding colicin E5-related ribonuclease yields the protein MTENPTAIDGTPPVEHDRESSGGTPETARAETLGDDDESRGRTRKEIAESDQEASGQESAGQESSPQETAQQETAQQEPGGQETAQQEPGGQETAQQEPDGQASNEAGQHDEKGQESDAGVETSFGEKIEGQLEKRGWTHDSVEDTINSPHRTQETADTRWNPDGTRNDDPATAYINEDESYVVRNDRTGDIVQVSDRTDPDWRSPFT from the coding sequence ATGACGGAGAACCCGACGGCCATCGACGGGACGCCCCCGGTCGAGCACGATCGGGAGTCGTCCGGCGGTACGCCCGAGACGGCCCGGGCGGAGACGCTGGGCGACGACGACGAGTCCCGTGGTCGGACCAGAAAGGAAATCGCCGAATCGGACCAGGAGGCGTCCGGGCAGGAGTCGGCGGGCCAGGAGTCGTCACCGCAGGAGACGGCACAGCAGGAGACGGCACAGCAGGAGCCGGGCGGGCAGGAGACGGCACAGCAGGAGCCGGGCGGGCAGGAGACGGCACAGCAGGAGCCGGACGGGCAGGCGTCGAATGAGGCCGGGCAGCACGACGAGAAGGGGCAGGAGAGCGATGCCGGAGTGGAGACGAGCTTCGGCGAGAAGATCGAAGGACAGCTGGAGAAGCGGGGCTGGACGCACGATTCCGTCGAGGACACGATCAATTCACCGCATCGGACCCAGGAGACGGCCGACACCCGCTGGAATCCGGACGGTACCCGCAACGACGATCCGGCGACGGCATATATCAACGAGGACGAGAGTTACGTGGTTCGTAACGACCGGACCGGCGATATCGTTCAGGTCAGTGACCGAACCGATCCCGACTGGAGGTCTCCGTTCACATGA
- a CDS encoding ATP-binding protein yields the protein MSATGEAVLARLCRVVEVYAEPPQPGAPQPAGAGHDPDRPRRHAAVVAEYHAGAHLSQPPAPLLFGWYRPVAGGPVTVLTTARPATTIGAGPVALSFPPGTRGYRQPADDPSALLGTLPAWTRLAGIVDGLLVGQRAEVPEPGARPNLADTLLSAWHAPFGWLLVAQPVPPAELRREAERVASAERDSRSRTSSPEHAVRAIRLEHRHHELRAAEATGLWRVRLLAGGTSPAEAMAVAGLLGAATDLTGLPYALVPDPVVTDLPTALHADVTGTDATGTAATVSFLASSLLVASVARPPSVEVPGVRVVPRSSFDVTPETDNGGDDTGAFARAGRDSGIDLGQVLDRDGVPAGRLRLPLASLNRHTFVCGATGGGKSQTIRHLLEGADAAGLPWLVVEPAKAEYRQLATRLGADRVIAIRPGDPDVPPVGLNPLEPAAGFPLQTHLDLVRALFLAAFEAEEPFPQVLAAALTRCYEEQGWDLPLSAARTPGHRPRYPTLGDLQRTAEHVVADIGYGQEITDNVRGFVRVRLSSLRLGTTGRFFEGGHPLDFPRLLHRNVVVEIEDVGDDRDKAFLMGTLLIRLVEHLRVAQRTDPASFRSGLRHLSVFEEAHRLLRRTEHPGPVAHAVELFAALLAEIRAYGEGLVIAEQIPSKLAPDVIKNTAVKVMHRLPAQDDREAVGATVNLTEAQSEYLVTLRPGTGAVFTDGMDHPLLVVVPDGTDRERSDTPAGTAPVDVLIGRRSATCGIDCRSVPCDLRQLRYAQHLLHDRPLLVVWAELAVLGHLTGWGSPLPDDDLRAEVAALPRRLRHCALSHAVDAAVAARACALGRIASPDELAAHVLGTLPGLPGRTVRCAHEEPQWLATPYRWVLILDELNQTRQADPDHPAHPRTQEWNAAYGVNIPHTPCGRQFALVHGWFDADQRNRTVRRTVVFGAEHRPALETAIGVGPGEPGWNERVDDVLGRFVKCTWPARYLMAGR from the coding sequence GTGAGCGCGACCGGCGAGGCGGTGCTGGCGAGGCTGTGCCGGGTCGTCGAGGTCTACGCGGAACCTCCGCAGCCCGGCGCACCGCAGCCTGCCGGCGCCGGCCACGACCCGGACCGGCCCCGTCGGCACGCCGCGGTCGTGGCCGAGTACCACGCCGGGGCCCACCTGAGCCAGCCGCCGGCGCCGCTGCTGTTCGGCTGGTACCGCCCGGTCGCCGGTGGGCCGGTCACCGTGCTGACCACCGCCCGCCCCGCCACCACCATCGGGGCGGGGCCTGTGGCGTTGAGCTTTCCACCCGGCACCCGGGGGTACCGGCAGCCGGCCGACGACCCGTCGGCCCTGCTCGGCACGCTGCCGGCCTGGACCCGGCTCGCCGGTATCGTCGACGGGCTGCTGGTCGGGCAGCGTGCCGAGGTACCCGAACCCGGTGCCCGTCCCAATCTCGCCGACACCCTGCTCAGCGCCTGGCACGCGCCGTTCGGCTGGCTGCTGGTCGCCCAGCCGGTACCGCCGGCCGAACTGCGCCGCGAGGCCGAGCGGGTCGCGTCGGCGGAACGGGACTCCCGCAGCCGTACGTCATCGCCCGAACACGCCGTCCGGGCCATCCGGCTCGAACACCGGCACCACGAACTGCGGGCCGCCGAGGCCACCGGTCTGTGGCGGGTACGCCTGCTCGCCGGTGGAACGAGCCCTGCCGAGGCGATGGCGGTCGCCGGGCTGCTGGGCGCGGCCACCGACCTGACCGGCCTGCCGTACGCGCTCGTCCCCGATCCTGTCGTGACCGACCTGCCGACCGCGCTGCACGCCGACGTCACCGGAACTGACGCCACCGGGACCGCGGCCACCGTGTCGTTCCTGGCCAGTTCGCTCCTGGTCGCCTCGGTCGCGCGCCCGCCCAGTGTGGAGGTCCCCGGGGTGCGGGTGGTGCCCCGGTCCAGCTTCGACGTGACCCCGGAGACCGACAACGGCGGCGACGACACCGGCGCCTTCGCCCGGGCCGGTCGGGACAGTGGGATCGACCTCGGCCAGGTCCTCGACCGCGACGGCGTACCCGCCGGGCGGCTGCGGCTGCCGCTGGCGAGCCTGAACCGGCACACCTTCGTCTGCGGCGCGACCGGCGGCGGCAAGTCCCAGACCATTCGGCACCTGCTCGAGGGCGCCGACGCCGCCGGCCTGCCCTGGCTGGTGGTGGAGCCGGCCAAGGCCGAGTACCGCCAGTTGGCCACCCGGCTCGGTGCGGATCGGGTGATCGCGATCCGGCCGGGCGATCCCGACGTACCGCCGGTCGGGCTCAATCCGCTCGAACCCGCCGCCGGCTTCCCGTTGCAGACCCACCTCGACCTCGTCCGGGCGCTGTTCCTGGCCGCCTTCGAGGCCGAAGAGCCGTTTCCACAGGTTCTCGCCGCCGCGCTGACCCGCTGCTACGAGGAGCAGGGCTGGGACCTGCCGCTGAGCGCGGCCCGGACCCCGGGGCACCGGCCCCGCTATCCGACCCTCGGCGACCTGCAACGCACCGCCGAACACGTGGTCGCCGACATCGGCTACGGCCAGGAGATCACCGACAACGTGCGGGGCTTCGTCCGGGTCCGGCTCTCCAGCCTCCGGCTCGGCACCACCGGACGGTTCTTCGAGGGCGGCCACCCGCTCGACTTCCCCCGGCTGCTGCACCGCAACGTCGTGGTCGAGATCGAGGATGTCGGCGACGACCGCGACAAGGCGTTCCTGATGGGCACCCTGCTGATCCGGCTCGTCGAGCACCTGCGGGTGGCACAGCGGACCGATCCGGCGTCGTTCCGGTCCGGCCTGCGCCACCTGAGCGTCTTCGAGGAGGCCCACCGGCTGCTGCGTCGTACCGAGCATCCCGGACCGGTCGCGCACGCCGTAGAACTCTTCGCCGCGCTGCTCGCCGAGATCCGCGCCTACGGCGAGGGTCTGGTCATCGCCGAACAGATTCCCAGCAAACTCGCCCCGGACGTCATCAAGAACACGGCGGTGAAGGTGATGCACCGGTTGCCGGCCCAGGACGACCGCGAGGCGGTGGGCGCCACGGTCAACCTCACCGAGGCGCAGTCGGAGTACCTGGTCACCCTCCGACCCGGCACCGGAGCGGTCTTCACCGACGGAATGGACCATCCACTTCTCGTCGTCGTACCCGACGGCACCGACCGGGAGCGGTCCGACACCCCGGCCGGTACGGCCCCGGTCGACGTCCTGATCGGCCGACGCAGCGCCACCTGCGGCATCGACTGCCGGAGCGTCCCGTGTGACCTGCGGCAGCTCCGGTACGCCCAACACCTGCTGCACGACCGGCCACTGCTCGTCGTCTGGGCCGAACTCGCCGTACTCGGACACCTCACCGGGTGGGGCAGCCCGCTACCGGACGACGACCTGCGCGCCGAGGTCGCCGCCCTGCCGCGCCGGCTACGCCACTGCGCGCTGTCGCACGCCGTCGACGCCGCCGTCGCCGCCCGCGCCTGCGCGCTGGGCCGGATCGCCAGCCCGGACGAACTCGCCGCGCACGTCCTCGGCACCCTGCCCGGACTGCCCGGCCGGACCGTCCGCTGCGCCCACGAGGAACCACAGTGGCTCGCCACGCCGTACCGGTGGGTGCTGATCCTCGACGAGCTCAACCAGACCCGGCAGGCCGACCCCGACCATCCCGCCCATCCACGCACGCAGGAGTGGAACGCGGCGTACGGCGTCAACATCCCGCACACCCCCTGCGGCCGGCAGTTCGCGCTGGTACACGGCTGGTTCGACGCCGACCAACGGAACCGGACGGTTCGCCGTACGGTCGTCTTCGGTGCCGAGCACCGTCCCGCCCTCGAAACGGCCATCGGCGTCGGACCGGGCGAGCCGGGCTGGAACGAGCGCGTCGACGACGTACTCGGGCGGTTCGTCAAGTGCACCTGGCCGGCCAGGTACCTCATGGCCGGCCGATGA
- a CDS encoding agmatinase family protein produces the protein MTQHPHDAPTGAAGPHAGSPGRDHGHSHSDAFATREGRWAQLAEERLSLYRHDEEIERGLAFGLPGSPTLVDRTIPTFSRGELPHFAGERGTFLNSPYLEDVNDIEDAEVAVFGAPLDSGATYRPGARFGPQGIRRSTNLFGTYCYELGVDLREQLNMVDIGDVFTIPGNLEKSFDQISQAMAHVYARGVFPVILGGDHSIGYPTIRGMAPYVDGNIGIIHFDRHVDTQETDLDERMHTTPWFHATNIRNAPATNLVQIGIGGWQSPRAGVRVGRERGTTVITVGDVERVGIEKVAEVALETAWKDAKAVYLSFDIDVIDAGFVPGTGWPEPGGLLPREALNLVRRIAAPGLAGLEVVECAPPYDWAEQTALLSSRVILDSLAVLVREGRLGRKAAVRNRHAWGPVDSH, from the coding sequence ATGACTCAGCATCCGCACGATGCCCCGACTGGCGCAGCCGGTCCGCACGCCGGTTCCCCGGGGCGCGACCACGGCCACTCGCACAGCGACGCGTTCGCGACCCGGGAGGGCAGGTGGGCGCAGCTCGCCGAGGAGCGACTGTCGCTGTACCGCCACGACGAGGAGATCGAGCGTGGCCTGGCCTTCGGCCTGCCGGGCTCACCGACCCTGGTCGACCGGACCATCCCCACGTTCTCGCGCGGCGAACTGCCGCACTTCGCGGGCGAGCGTGGCACGTTCCTCAACTCCCCGTACCTGGAGGACGTCAACGACATCGAGGACGCCGAGGTCGCCGTCTTCGGCGCGCCGCTCGACTCGGGAGCCACGTACCGGCCCGGTGCGCGGTTCGGCCCGCAGGGCATCCGCCGCTCGACGAACCTGTTCGGCACCTACTGCTACGAGTTGGGTGTCGACCTGCGCGAACAGTTGAACATGGTCGACATCGGCGACGTCTTCACCATCCCGGGCAACCTGGAGAAGTCGTTCGACCAGATCAGCCAGGCCATGGCTCATGTGTACGCCCGCGGCGTGTTCCCCGTCATCCTGGGCGGCGACCACTCCATCGGGTACCCGACGATCCGTGGCATGGCGCCGTACGTCGACGGAAACATCGGCATCATCCACTTCGACCGGCATGTCGACACCCAGGAGACCGACCTGGACGAGCGCATGCACACCACCCCGTGGTTCCACGCGACGAACATCAGGAACGCACCGGCCACGAACCTGGTCCAGATCGGCATCGGCGGCTGGCAGTCGCCGCGAGCCGGGGTCAGGGTCGGCCGTGAGCGGGGGACGACGGTCATCACCGTCGGCGACGTCGAACGGGTTGGTATCGAGAAGGTTGCCGAAGTGGCGCTGGAGACGGCGTGGAAGGACGCCAAGGCCGTCTACCTGTCGTTCGACATCGACGTGATCGATGCCGGATTCGTCCCGGGCACCGGCTGGCCGGAGCCGGGCGGGCTACTGCCACGCGAGGCGCTGAATCTCGTACGCCGGATCGCGGCCCCCGGGCTCGCCGGCCTTGAGGTGGTCGAGTGCGCTCCGCCGTACGACTGGGCGGAGCAGACAGCACTGCTGAGTTCCCGGGTGATCCTTGATTCCCTCGCGGTCCTGGTCCGGGAGGGAAGGCTCGGCCGGAAGGCCGCCGTCAGGAACCGCCACGCGTGGGGACCCGTGGACAGCCACTGA
- a CDS encoding GAF domain-containing protein: MGNAWLAEVGTDPLTRAREIGRAHSAFVSTHAMAGVDAVRPVVAQSWLRSADARVEPAGDAPVTLVDEDLSGYRSRHPLASVIGLLRQLVGTVAEEGEHLMAVSDADGRLMWVEGHPVARASAERMNFVEGALWDEEHAGTNAPGTALALDHEVQIFATEHFRPAVQAWTCSAAPIHDPATGRPLGVVDITGDDGVANPLSLALVRAAARAAESELARRPSGLWLPGAAPPRLSALGRPEGLLRLDGRNIRLHRRHTEIMIMLMLRPDGLTGEQLASALYDGPANPTTLRVELTRLRRVIGDRLASRPYRLVEPVGADFLDVASALRADDLGGALGGYHGPLLPDSEAPGVVEQRNWLDTRLRAAVLACREPDLVRGWADRHGFDDLRVWERLARITVYPSTHRTIAEQRCRQLRTEYGLPARRNVHATSPKLP; this comes from the coding sequence ATGGGCAACGCGTGGCTCGCCGAGGTTGGCACGGACCCGCTGACGCGGGCCCGCGAGATCGGACGGGCACATTCGGCCTTCGTCTCGACGCACGCGATGGCCGGTGTCGACGCCGTACGACCGGTGGTCGCCCAGTCGTGGCTGCGGTCGGCGGACGCCCGGGTCGAGCCGGCGGGCGACGCCCCGGTCACCCTCGTCGACGAGGACCTCTCCGGCTACCGGTCCCGACATCCGCTGGCGTCCGTGATCGGGCTGCTCCGCCAACTCGTCGGTACGGTGGCCGAGGAGGGCGAGCACCTGATGGCGGTGTCGGATGCCGACGGCCGACTGATGTGGGTGGAGGGGCATCCGGTCGCCCGCGCCTCGGCCGAGCGGATGAACTTCGTCGAGGGTGCGCTCTGGGACGAGGAGCATGCCGGCACCAACGCGCCCGGTACGGCGTTGGCACTCGACCACGAGGTCCAGATCTTCGCCACCGAGCACTTCCGGCCGGCGGTCCAGGCGTGGACCTGCTCGGCGGCGCCGATCCACGATCCGGCGACCGGCCGACCGCTCGGGGTCGTCGACATCACCGGTGATGACGGGGTGGCGAACCCGCTGAGCCTCGCGCTGGTCCGGGCCGCGGCCCGGGCCGCGGAATCCGAGCTGGCCCGGCGGCCGTCGGGGCTATGGCTCCCGGGTGCGGCTCCGCCACGGTTGTCGGCACTGGGCCGGCCCGAAGGGCTGCTGCGCCTGGACGGTCGGAACATCCGGCTGCACCGCCGGCACACCGAAATCATGATCATGCTGATGCTCCGTCCGGACGGGTTGACCGGTGAGCAGCTCGCCTCGGCCCTCTACGACGGACCGGCGAACCCCACGACGCTACGGGTGGAGTTGACCCGGCTGCGCCGCGTCATCGGCGACCGGCTCGCCTCCCGGCCGTACCGCCTGGTCGAGCCGGTCGGCGCCGACTTCCTCGACGTCGCCTCGGCGTTACGCGCCGACGATCTGGGCGGAGCGCTCGGCGGTTACCACGGTCCGCTGCTGCCGGATTCGGAGGCACCGGGCGTGGTCGAGCAGCGGAACTGGCTCGACACCCGGCTGCGCGCCGCCGTACTCGCCTGCCGGGAACCGGACCTCGTACGCGGCTGGGCCGACCGGCACGGCTTTGACGACCTACGGGTGTGGGAGCGGCTGGCCCGGATCACGGTGTACCCGTCGACGCACCGCACGATCGCCGAGCAGCGGTGCCGACAGCTCCGCACGGAGTACGGCCTCCCGGCCCGACGCAACGTCCATGCAACGTCCCCGAAACTACCGTGA
- the exaC gene encoding acetaldehyde dehydrogenase ExaC, producing MTDFAAPGTSGATLNYQSRYDHWIGGEYVAPALGRYFDNPTPVTGQPFCEIARGSAEDVERALDAAHGAAPAWGRTSVGERANILNRIADRMEANLEALAVAETWENGKPIRECLAADIPLAIDHFRYFAGAIRAQEGSLAELDEDTVAYHFHEPLGVVAQIIPWNFPILMATWKLAPALAAGNAVVLKPAEQTPASIHFWMSLVADLLPPGVVNIVNGFGIEAGKPLATSPRVAKVAFTGETTTGRLIMQYASENITPVTLELGGKSPNIFFADVSAARDDFYDKALEGFTMFALNQGEVCTCPSRALIQQDHYQDFLDAAVARTEQIVRGHPLDLATMIGAQASNDQLEKILSYLDIGTREGAKVLTGGARADMPGELSGGYYVQPTIFQGNNSMRVFQEEIFGPVVSVAPFADYDDAMKIANDTLYGLGAGVWTRDANTAYRAGRAIQAGRVWTNCYHAYPAHAAFGGYKGSGIGRENHKMMLDHYQQTKNLLVSYSAKKLGLF from the coding sequence ATGACCGACTTTGCGGCGCCCGGCACATCCGGAGCCACGCTGAACTACCAGTCCCGCTACGACCACTGGATCGGCGGAGAATACGTCGCACCCGCGCTCGGCCGGTACTTCGACAACCCGACTCCGGTCACCGGGCAACCCTTCTGCGAGATCGCCCGCGGCAGCGCCGAGGACGTCGAACGGGCCCTCGACGCGGCGCACGGCGCCGCACCCGCCTGGGGCCGTACCTCCGTCGGCGAACGCGCGAACATCCTGAACAGGATCGCCGATCGGATGGAGGCCAACCTCGAGGCGCTCGCCGTCGCCGAGACGTGGGAGAACGGCAAGCCGATCCGGGAGTGCCTGGCCGCCGACATCCCCCTGGCGATCGACCACTTCCGGTACTTCGCCGGCGCGATCCGCGCGCAGGAGGGCTCGCTCGCCGAACTCGACGAGGACACGGTCGCGTACCACTTCCACGAGCCGCTCGGGGTGGTGGCCCAGATCATCCCGTGGAACTTCCCGATCCTGATGGCCACCTGGAAGCTCGCGCCGGCACTGGCGGCCGGGAACGCCGTGGTCCTCAAGCCCGCCGAGCAGACCCCAGCCTCGATCCATTTCTGGATGAGCCTGGTCGCGGACCTGCTGCCGCCCGGCGTGGTCAACATCGTCAACGGGTTCGGCATCGAAGCCGGCAAGCCCCTGGCCACCAGCCCACGGGTGGCGAAGGTCGCCTTCACCGGCGAGACCACCACCGGGCGGCTGATCATGCAGTACGCCAGCGAGAACATCACACCCGTCACCCTCGAACTCGGTGGGAAGAGCCCGAACATCTTCTTCGCCGACGTCAGCGCGGCGCGCGACGACTTCTACGACAAGGCTCTCGAAGGCTTCACGATGTTCGCCCTCAACCAGGGCGAGGTCTGCACCTGCCCGTCGCGGGCGCTGATCCAGCAGGACCACTACCAGGACTTCCTCGACGCCGCGGTGGCCCGTACCGAACAGATCGTCCGAGGTCATCCGCTCGACCTGGCCACGATGATCGGTGCGCAGGCCTCGAACGACCAGTTGGAGAAGATCCTGTCCTACCTGGACATCGGTACGAGGGAGGGCGCCAAGGTCCTCACCGGCGGTGCCCGGGCCGACATGCCCGGCGAACTCTCCGGCGGATACTACGTCCAGCCCACGATCTTCCAGGGCAACAACTCGATGCGTGTCTTCCAGGAGGAGATCTTCGGCCCCGTGGTGTCGGTGGCCCCGTTCGCCGACTACGACGACGCCATGAAGATCGCCAACGACACCCTGTACGGGCTCGGCGCGGGCGTCTGGACCCGCGACGCCAACACCGCCTACCGGGCCGGACGGGCGATCCAGGCCGGCCGGGTCTGGACGAACTGCTACCACGCCTACCCCGCACACGCCGCGTTCGGCGGGTACAAGGGCTCCGGCATCGGGCGGGAGAACCACAAGATGATGCTCGACCACTACCAGCAGACCAAGAATCTCCTGGTCAGTTACTCGGCCAAGAAGCTGGGACTGTTCTAG